From a region of the Mytilus galloprovincialis chromosome 3, xbMytGall1.hap1.1, whole genome shotgun sequence genome:
- the LOC143066988 gene encoding uncharacterized protein LOC143066988 produces MNALKFYLSTSKYVMQANFADRDSWSELYRYLPYLRQALSCCVCRSIVKIPMGPSHKVCQHFVCKECVEKPMTIKPQCSWCKKRESFEESTQLRMVVSCFKKICEYVMSSPIGTDLQEQAHNGETNSLVTILEEGVDFEDDYQSPPVIPITMPSQVPASTAEQPELAEESEITESMDKPTCMKSKSKLNIQPKIKMDIVKKSHRKKNRLKKYKWYTKPKKKVPLKKNNVKNSKLSQRNENLVNVIPSNEIKYEIKRESIDEGRPKLKVKLRAKKVDKFNNREFGSDCETMKGNFVDTMKVDKCTSIEPSIKKLKLIFGENEFKVCKCGRGGTSSQLTCLGQRCPCYVKKLPCIRCKCRGCRNPRKSFDSDTDQTLRSFNSSDHLFVSL; encoded by the coding sequence ATGAATGCCTTAAAGTTTTATCTATCAACTTCCAAGTATGTCATGCAAGCAAACTTCGCCGATCGTGATTCATGGAGCGAACTGTATCGATATCTCCCATACTTACGTCAGGCGTTGTCATGTTGTGTGTGTAGAAGCATAGTAAAAATCCCGATGGGACCTAGTCATAAAGTGTGCCAGCACTTCGTTTGCAAGGAATGTGTCGAAAAGCCAATGACAATTAAGCCGCAATGTAGTTGGTGTAAAAAACGAGAAAGTTTTGAAGAATCAACCCAACTTCGAATGGTTGTTTcttgttttaagaaaatttgtGAATATGTTATGAGCTCTCCTATTGGCACGGATCTCCAAGAACAGGCACACAACGGAGAAACTAATTCTTTAGTAACAATATTAGAAGAAGGTGTTGACTTCGAGGACGATTATCAGTCACCCCCAGTGATCCCCATTACAATGCCTTCCCAGGTTCCAGCATCCACAGCAGAGCAACCAGAACTTGCAGAAGAATCAGAAATAACAGAATCAATGGACAAACCTACATGTATGAAAAGTAAATCAAAGCTGAACATTCAGCCCAAAATAAAAATGGATATAGTAAAAAAatcacacagaaaaaaaaacagactgaaaaaatataaatggtaTACAAAACCTAAAAAGAAAGTaccattaaagaaaaataatgtaaaGAATTCAAAACTTTCACAACGGAATGAAAATCTTGTCAACGTCATAccatcaaatgaaataaaatatgagataAAGAGGGAAAGTATAGATGAGGGTCGaccaaaattaaaagttaaacttCGAGCAAAGAAAGTTGATAAGTTCAATAACAGAGAATTTGGAAGTGATTGTGAAACCATGAAGGGCAATTTTGTAGATACTATGAAGGTTGACAAGTGTACAAGCATAGAACCCTccataaagaaattaaaattgatatttggTGAAAATGAATTCAAAGTTTGCAAATGTGGAAGAGGAGGAACTTCAAGTCAACTAACTTGTTTAGGTCAAAGATGTCCGTGTTATGTGAAGAAGTTACCCTGTATCAGATGTAAATGTAGAGGATGCAGAAATCCAAGGAAATCTTTTGACTCTGATACAGACCAAACTCTAAGGTCCTTCAATTCTTCAGACCATTTATTTGTCTCCCTTTag